TCGAGATTACTTCCCTGGTCTTTCCATCTCTGAGGTTGCTGCGACCACTTCCATTGCCATGAACGGGAACGCTCACCGCCCTTTAATCCCATACCAACCGCATAAGGAGCCAGTTCTTTCTTGTATGGAATTTCAAGAACAATGTTAGAAACAGACTGCGTTTGACGGCTGGATAACTTCACATCAAAACCGATTCCTCCATCAAATTCGATCACAGTCGTCACATCGAGCTTGAACAATCCAGATGTACCGACAGAAGATAGAACCGCTTTTGCATCGTTGATGCTCTCTACCTTACTCGTACCTTTCCATGCGGTTCTATCTCGATTCACAGACAGCGTGACAGGGCCAGCCAGAAGCTCCCGCTGATTGGACAAAATACTCACCGGAAAGCCAGTATCCCCAAAGCGAACTTCCCTGCCGAGGCAACGCACCGTCTGCCCATCTACCTGCACTGGGCTATAGGGAGCTGTAATCTTATCTTCCTGACCAATTTTTGAGTTCAACCAATCAATACGAGCGAGCCTCCATCCCTGGTCCACACCACCCGCGCGAATAAATTCCTTATTCACAGCGAGCTCGACGGCCACAGGAAACTCAGCACTCTTACCAATCCGAACAACTATTTTTCCTTGATACCTACCCGGTTTAGCGTGGAGCGGCACATGTACCGCACACCATAAAGCAGTTATCTTTCCTGGGATGGCCTTCACCGGCGTGTGTGTCGATTCTCCCGTTGCACTAACAATATCTGTATTTACGCAGGTCCACGCAGATGCCGGAATCTTTTCACCCTCATCCAGGCCATCAAGATCCTCGAACCGCAAATCAAGCGACACATCCTGTGCGAAATGGTCCTCGCGCAAGTAAATTCCGAGTTGCAAAACATAGGTCTCTCCGCGCAAGACAGTCGCTGAAAATAATTCCTGCGTCCCACGCTGCACCCAGCGCAGAGGAAGACGATCGGACATCTGAATCGGATGCTCGCAATCTTCTACAAAAATTAAGGCCGCCTCAGAGTTCCTGGCACAAAGCTCCTGGACTTCGTCTTTCGTCGCCGGAACCAACATTGGATAAAACGAATCCAGTGCCGTACGTGACTGGAATTCGACAAGCACAGCTCGCGGCAAACTCTGCAACTTATCTTTTGCGCCAGCATATTGCCGTTGCCAGCCAGCCTCACTTTGCTGTTCCGGCTTTCTGTACTGCCCTTTCGGTCCAAGTACAGAGCGGCGAGCATTCATTTGCGGAAAATAATAAATGAAATAATTTCCCGCCTGTTTTGCCTCAAATACGACATCACCGTAATCCTCATAGACATTCGGCGCAGCAGCATTCAGCACCTCTGTACCATCCGGAGCATAGACCAACACTGCCTTCTGATCTGGATCAGCATCTGCTCGCCTCCACTTGATATGCGCCCAGACTGCTACGTTCGGCTCACCGACATAAACTTTCGCGCGATGATTTCCCAACAAATGCGACCACGGCGAGTCCGCTACGGTATAAGGAGCCTCCTCGCTGTACGCTATTTCCTTCTTATTTTCCGCGCGAAGACTGACAGGAGCAGCAGCGAATGCAACCGCTGATCCTAATACGGCAAGAAGTTCTCTACGTGAAGTATTTGGCATCTATTTTGTCCAGATAATTTAGGTGCGATCTACAAACAAAGCTGCGAACGATGCAATCTTTGGCGTACATACAGATTTCATAATCTTCAATCGCAGCGAATCAGTTTCTACCTTCGGAAAAGCCTCGATCCTCTTATGGCCAATAGAACTTCCCGTCAGCAACGTTCTCCACTGACCACCATCCCTTACTTCCACGACGTACTCCCGTACACGCTGCCCCTCGGCGATTCGTTCCTGCAGAACGACATGATCAATCCACCTTCGTTCATGCAGTCGCAATTCAATCTGCACACCTTCACCGGAGGTTTCAGCAAGCGGCGCATCAAATCGTCTACGCAACTCACTACCGAACTCGGCCGTGCGCACCGCATCCGCTTGCGGAATTACGCCGGTTCTGTCCGGACATTGGTTCAACAGCAGGTTGGCTCCTCGGCCGACAGATTTGTAGTAAATCTCCATCAGCTTGTCTAACGACTTCAGCGTTTTAGCATTTGTTGTAGACCAGAACCAGTCATCGCGAATCGGCACATCGCATTCTGCCGGCAACCACACATCCCCATCCGGACTTCCCGCACCTGACGCACCTCCCGTCAGATGTTCCTGCTGCGTCACTGTATCCCACAACGGATACGGTGCCAGCCCTTCTTCATTTCCCACCCAACGAATCGTTCCTGCTGCTGTATTGAAGATCATCGCCTGCGGTTGATACTTGTGAACGATAGGACCAATCAGCTCTGCTCGGGCACTGCCATCAAACCACACTTCAAACATCGAGCCATAGCGTGTCATCAGCTCAATTAGTTGCCGACGATAGATATTGTCATATCTCGCCTGTTCCTCCGGATTACCAGAAAGAACCTTACCTGCAAGTCCCGCGCGATGATGATCATCTCTTGGAGAAACATAGACACCGAAACGCACATTGCGCTTTCGACATGCAACAGCCAACTCACCTACAATGTCACCCTTCCCGTCCTTATAGGGCGTACTGGCAATCGAATAATCTGTAGTTGACGTAGGCCAAAGGCAGAAACCGCCTACATGCTTTGCCGTCAAAACAATGTAGCGTGCGCTCATCGACTCAGCTACATCAACCCACTGGTTCACATCCAGCCGATAAGGATTGAAAATCTTCGGATCGCTGACGCCACCTTTATCTCCCTGCATATCGTAATAAATATTTGGCGCAAAATGGATAAACATGCCCATCTGCACGTTCTGCCATGCAAGCTGCAATGGTGTCGGTTTAGCCAACGCTTCGCATGACTCCTCACCTTCACTGAAGGCCCATGCAGACGAAGAAACACAAAGCATGGCCGCGGCCGATCCGGCACAACCAAGAAAACTTCTTCGAGACCAACGCATACTATATAAATCTCCACAATTTGAGCTCTAAAAAGGACAGCACCGGAAGGATGATAGAAATCTTTCATGCTTCCAGTGCTGCGAGGCATAGTGCATCAAAACGTTATACGAGCTGCAAGCTGCATCAGCCGCGGCGTTCTAGCACCTGTGTAGTTGCCAAAAGCTGGATTGATCTGCTGATGATAAGTTGGATTCGTTGACGCTGATCCCGACGTGTCGAATTGCGCACTCGTGTTCACGCTGGAGAACTGGGTATGGTTGAAGGTATTGTAAGTTTCTGCCCGAATTTGAAATGTCACCTTGTTCTCAATCGGAATATTTTTGATAAGTGACATATCCCAGTCATTGATACCCGGGCCATAGAACTCAGGATGCCATCCAGTTCCAGCAGACCCCACGGGGGTATATGCAAATGCCGCCGTGTTGAAGTACCGGTAGAACGTCCGTGACCCGCGGGCTACTTTCGGATTGCCTACTACCGTAACCTTGGCTCCGTCGCCGCCGCCCGTTGTGTTCTCGCCAGTGTTAGTGCTGTAGCTCACGGTCTGCGGCGCGCCAACGCTGAATGTAGTAATCCCGGAGATTTGCCAACCGTTCAAGATCGAGCGCGTAGCCCAGTTGTTTATGGAGCCACGCACCTTGGGCAAATCGGCTAGCCAGTTTGCAACCAGCCTTTGCGGCCTATCCATGCTGGTTACTCCATATGTCGTCCGCTGCGGCAGATACAACGTCGACGCGTTATAGCTCAGCGACTTCGACCATGTATAAGCCACACCAAACTGAGATCCTTTGGAGAAGTGTTTATTAAGTTGTACCTGCAATGCATGATTGCTTCCTGTATTTCCCCATGCGGTGTAGTTGATGCTGCCATAACCAGGGCGTGGGCGAAAGAAGTTGTCTGGCAGCGGCGTGCATCCCGGCAATAGTCCATTATGAGGTGAAGCCAAGGTAGAGGTACATGCCAAGCCCGGGTTCGGCCCTGCAGCGGACTGCGTAGTTGTCGGATCCTGATTCTGTGGAAGGAACTCAGCACCGTACGGAACTTCATTTAGATTGATGCCATAAGGTAGATGACGCGACAGAACGCCGACGTAAGCGATGTCCAGCACCGTCTGGAAGCCAATGTCTTGCTGTACTCCCAGCGTCATGTTCATCGTTTGTGGCAGATGAGAGTTGTATTGCAACAGTGAAGTGGACGACGGGCTCAACAGTCCCTGCGCTTGAAGGAATGTCGCCACATTGCCGTAGTACTGCGTTGGATAAAAGATCGTTGGCGGATTGAATGCCTGTCCACCAACCTGCCCCTGGTACGCTCTCTGGTTGTTGAACATACCAAAGCCGCCGCGAATCGCCATCTTGCCATTGCCGAAGACATCATAGGCAAAGCCAACACGGGGAACCACCAACACTCCCTGGCTCTTAAAGAACCCGGGAAAGTTCGGGCTGGATGCGGCTACCGATCCAGACGCCGGATTCCCAATATTTGGCACAAAGTCTCCTATATAGGCAGCGGGATAGATCTTTCCGGTGGTCGGGTCCTCGGCTACTCGGCCTGGCTTCCCCGTGGCTGGGTTGGTTCCTTCCACAGGACGATACATTGGGGGAGCCTGCGAAGCGTCGTACTGACTTAGCACAAGTGCAGCGCCTTCGTTACCCTTCAAACCTTGTGGAATATCCAGAGTGAAACGCAGACCATACTCCAGCGTCAGCTTTCGCGTCGCTCTCCAGTTGTCCTGCGCATACCACTCAAAGCTGTTCGCCTGACCATAGTAGTTTGGGCGCGCCGAGCTTTCCTGATAGGTATCAAAATAGCCGAGCAGCGGCTCTGCAAAAGCATAGCCAGTGTTATATGGATTATTTGGATTCGCTCCGGTGAAGGTAAGCGCACCGGCAAAAGAAGCATTACCAGAGTGGTGAGACTGCTTGTAGACAGCGTCATCTGCGTAAATTCCGAACTTCATCGTATGTTCGCGATGTACCCAGCTCAGTCCGTCCGACACCGAGGCCATCACAACCACATCATCCATAGGGGTACGTGGGTCCCATCCTATCCCCGGCGAACTCGGGATAACACCATAGGACAAACCTGGAATCAAGTTCAGCGGATTATTCTGCGGATAAAGCTGTCCCAGGCTGATTCCCTGTGCTGTCTTACTAAACTCATTCAATGACGCCGCCGACAAGCCCGAAGATTCGAACCACAGACCTGTACCTAACGCCAATTCGTTCACAATATTTGAGGTAGGTGCATAGGTTATATTCAGCGCAAAGCTTGGTGCTTGCGTGTCATAGAACTCCGTGCCTGTCATCCAATAGGCGCCATTGCCCCCAGGAGTGGCGCGCCCGGTATCGTTATCTGTAAGATTCGTGCCGCGAAAGTAGATGCGCCATTTCACTGACGGATCGAAGTCCAAACGCAGAATCTGTTGATTTGCGGGCTCGCTTGCAGAGTCTGAAGTGACGAAGTTATATTGCCTCTTGCTTACCGCAGTGTTGGTAAAGTTGGGCAACGGGAAGATGCTCTGCAGCTTCTGCATCACCGTGTTAATACGATTCTGTGGGATTACGTTGCCCGGAAACTGCAACCCCGTCTCAGGATCCGTCACCACATACAGTGACCCATTCGGCTGATAGCTCTGCGAAAAATCGCCCTGCCGCTCCAGCGACGTCGGCAAAGTGTAATAGCCGATACCTTCCGGCTGCGAGTTCGGCTCATAATCTTCGGAGAAGAAGAAGAACAACTTGTCCCGCAGAGAACGCAACCTGCCGGGTCCAAAGATCGGCCCTCCGATCGTCCCATTGATCGTGTTGTACCGATACCGCGAACGAGCAACCCCATTCCGGTTATTGAAATAGCTATTCGCATTCAGGTCTTCATTGCGGAAGTAATAGGCCAAGCTGCCGTGGAAGTTCCGCGTTCCCGACTTGCTGACCACATCCACAATAGCTCCGGCCACCTTGCCATACTCCGCCTGATAGTTCGCATCCAGAACCTTCACTTCCTGGATCGCGTCCATATTCAGTGGGCCTTCCACCACACCTACATTGCGCGTGTTCGAAGCTACGCCATCCGTGTTGATGCTGACATAGTTGTTGCTGACGCCATTGAAGTCTCCAACACTAGCCGAATTCAGCATGGCATTGCCATTGCCCTCATAATCGGACCCCGGCAAAATGCGCATCAGGCTGCTGAAGTCGCGTCCCAGAGACATCAACCCTTGCATCTGTTCCGAAGTAATCTCCGTCGACCGCTCTGTGCTCGTCGTCTGCACCGGCGTCACGTCCGCGGTCACTGTCACCGCCGCACTCACCGACCCTACCGGTAGCGCCAGCGTTCCCGCCGACAGGTGACCTGCCGCCAGCAGCACCATGCCTTTCTTGTCCAGCTTCTTAAAGCCATCCTTCTCCACGCTGACGGTATACGTTCCCGGCTTCACCACCGGAAACACAAACAGACCCTTTGCATCTGTCTGGGTCACCTGCGTCACCCCGGTCAGCTGCTCCATCAGGGTAATATTTGCCCCGACAATTGCTGCTCCTTGTGAGTCCACTACCTCTCCGTTGATCACGCCACTGGTCGTCTGTCCCCAGGCACCAGCACAAATTCCCACCATCAGAATCGTAAGTAAGAGGTGTCCCAACACCCCTCTAAATTGCCGAATCATTTCCATACCTCACCCCCGAATGAAAGAACAGCAGTTGGCTTTCATAAGCGAAATAAAAACATCACATAGAAAAGCGATAGGGTGAATTGGAGCCCTTTTAGAGTGTGTTTGAAAAGTAAAAACGGGTAATCTGAGGGTACGAACCGTACTTGCCTATTATTTTCAATAAGATGCTGGCCGCGATCACAGTCAGCCATCGCCAGGCAACAAAGCAGAATCATGCCTCTCCTCGCGATGAGAGGCACGAGAATCAGCAACTTTCTAATAAAGGAAGGTTCGAGAACAATAGAAAACGATCCGAATCAGTGGTGATCCGAAGCAGCATTAGCAGCCTCAGGCTGCCGTTTGTATACCAGAACCCGCCGTGGCGAAATCGGTGCGCCACCCCGTTCGGGCACCAGAAGCAAGGCCTCAAATGGAGGAACGCGTCCTCCCGGACCGACCCCAAGGCTGCTCAACAGCCCCTGCAACAAATCGGGATTACACAAAAAGTCCGCCGCGCCCTCGGACCCGTATGTGTT
This is a stretch of genomic DNA from Edaphobacter acidisoli. It encodes these proteins:
- a CDS encoding TonB-dependent receptor gives rise to the protein MGHLLLTILMVGICAGAWGQTTSGVINGEVVDSQGAAIVGANITLMEQLTGVTQVTQTDAKGLFVFPVVKPGTYTVSVEKDGFKKLDKKGMVLLAAGHLSAGTLALPVGSVSAAVTVTADVTPVQTTSTERSTEITSEQMQGLMSLGRDFSSLMRILPGSDYEGNGNAMLNSASVGDFNGVSNNYVSINTDGVASNTRNVGVVEGPLNMDAIQEVKVLDANYQAEYGKVAGAIVDVVSKSGTRNFHGSLAYYFRNEDLNANSYFNNRNGVARSRYRYNTINGTIGGPIFGPGRLRSLRDKLFFFFSEDYEPNSQPEGIGYYTLPTSLERQGDFSQSYQPNGSLYVVTDPETGLQFPGNVIPQNRINTVMQKLQSIFPLPNFTNTAVSKRQYNFVTSDSASEPANQQILRLDFDPSVKWRIYFRGTNLTDNDTGRATPGGNGAYWMTGTEFYDTQAPSFALNITYAPTSNIVNELALGTGLWFESSGLSAASLNEFSKTAQGISLGQLYPQNNPLNLIPGLSYGVIPSSPGIGWDPRTPMDDVVVMASVSDGLSWVHREHTMKFGIYADDAVYKQSHHSGNASFAGALTFTGANPNNPYNTGYAFAEPLLGYFDTYQESSARPNYYGQANSFEWYAQDNWRATRKLTLEYGLRFTLDIPQGLKGNEGAALVLSQYDASQAPPMYRPVEGTNPATGKPGRVAEDPTTGKIYPAAYIGDFVPNIGNPASGSVAASSPNFPGFFKSQGVLVVPRVGFAYDVFGNGKMAIRGGFGMFNNQRAYQGQVGGQAFNPPTIFYPTQYYGNVATFLQAQGLLSPSSTSLLQYNSHLPQTMNMTLGVQQDIGFQTVLDIAYVGVLSRHLPYGINLNEVPYGAEFLPQNQDPTTTQSAAGPNPGLACTSTLASPHNGLLPGCTPLPDNFFRPRPGYGSINYTAWGNTGSNHALQVQLNKHFSKGSQFGVAYTWSKSLSYNASTLYLPQRTTYGVTSMDRPQRLVANWLADLPKVRGSINNWATRSILNGWQISGITTFSVGAPQTVSYSTNTGENTTGGGDGAKVTVVGNPKVARGSRTFYRYFNTAAFAYTPVGSAGTGWHPEFYGPGINDWDMSLIKNIPIENKVTFQIRAETYNTFNHTQFSSVNTSAQFDTSGSASTNPTYHQQINPAFGNYTGARTPRLMQLAARITF
- a CDS encoding alpha-L-fucosidase; protein product: MRWSRRSFLGCAGSAAAMLCVSSSAWAFSEGEESCEALAKPTPLQLAWQNVQMGMFIHFAPNIYYDMQGDKGGVSDPKIFNPYRLDVNQWVDVAESMSARYIVLTAKHVGGFCLWPTSTTDYSIASTPYKDGKGDIVGELAVACRKRNVRFGVYVSPRDDHHRAGLAGKVLSGNPEEQARYDNIYRRQLIELMTRYGSMFEVWFDGSARAELIGPIVHKYQPQAMIFNTAAGTIRWVGNEEGLAPYPLWDTVTQQEHLTGGASGAGSPDGDVWLPAECDVPIRDDWFWSTTNAKTLKSLDKLMEIYYKSVGRGANLLLNQCPDRTGVIPQADAVRTAEFGSELRRRFDAPLAETSGEGVQIELRLHERRWIDHVVLQERIAEGQRVREYVVEVRDGGQWRTLLTGSSIGHKRIEAFPKVETDSLRLKIMKSVCTPKIASFAALFVDRT
- a CDS encoding glycoside hydrolase domain-containing protein; translation: MPNTSRRELLAVLGSAVAFAAAPVSLRAENKKEIAYSEEAPYTVADSPWSHLLGNHRAKVYVGEPNVAVWAHIKWRRADADPDQKAVLVYAPDGTEVLNAAAPNVYEDYGDVVFEAKQAGNYFIYYFPQMNARRSVLGPKGQYRKPEQQSEAGWQRQYAGAKDKLQSLPRAVLVEFQSRTALDSFYPMLVPATKDEVQELCARNSEAALIFVEDCEHPIQMSDRLPLRWVQRGTQELFSATVLRGETYVLQLGIYLREDHFAQDVSLDLRFEDLDGLDEGEKIPASAWTCVNTDIVSATGESTHTPVKAIPGKITALWCAVHVPLHAKPGRYQGKIVVRIGKSAEFPVAVELAVNKEFIRAGGVDQGWRLARIDWLNSKIGQEDKITAPYSPVQVDGQTVRCLGREVRFGDTGFPVSILSNQRELLAGPVTLSVNRDRTAWKGTSKVESINDAKAVLSSVGTSGLFKLDVTTVIEFDGGIGFDVKLSSRQTQSVSNIVLEIPYKKELAPYAVGMGLKGGERSRSWQWKWSQQPQRWKDQGSNLDFFLWMGDVAAGLYCKLSSLPGGWRNDENGSVSFSENGGRLLLRASCGSRKISAGEEVNLSFRLLPTPVKPLDPQRWKYRYSHAYQPPEELRELGATVNNIHQGTLPNMYINYPFLNLDLLTPYVSTAHELGMKIKIYYTMRELTTRLPELWTFRSLGHEIYRVGGTQGQGDPQLDFWLQEHLRDDYSAGWITLTPTGDIDTSLRVYSDSRLANFYLEGLNWLLKNVPIDGLYLDEIGYTRKTMQRVRRVLEGRPGAMIDMHGNDMWWSCQCPIGYYMEHLPYIDRLWLGEGFNPDSPPDFWLIEMSGIPFGLSSDMLEHPNPWRGMLFGMTNRALYTGPLPTPIWQLWDSFGIEDAEMIGWWDKEVPIKTGRQDVLATVYKKKDKSLIAIASWANQTTNVKLEFDWKALGLDEHRTKLVAHEMGYFQGAQKFDPRQSISVPSGKGYLLVTEQEDQIS